The sequence below is a genomic window from Rhizobium sp. NXC14.
CTCCGTCAACGCCATGGACCAGATGACCCAGAAGAACGCCTCGATGGTTGCCGAGACCACGCAGGCAAGCCGTCTGCTCGCCGGCGAGGCCGATACGCTGATGGCGCTGATCGAACGCTTCCGTATTGGCGCCGAGCCCGCGGCCGCTCACCTCGGCGCAAGGAAAGTCGCCTGAGGAACCCGGCCGCGACTGCCGCAAGACTGCGCCGCAGCTTTGCGGCGCTTTGACACCACGCGCCTGATGATGAGGTCGAGCGAGGTCAGCCAGGCGGCGAAGCGAATGGTGCCGCTGTCTCCGAACTCGTCATAGAATCGATCCTCATCCGCCTTGCTGTTGCTCGGCGGGCGATGGTGGCGAAATCCATGCACGCCTGCGATGGTGATCATGTCGATCATGAGATGTCCTTTCCTACTCAAAGACATCTCTTGATTTAAGCATCGAATTTCTCTTCATAAACAGGGAAATCCACGCTATGTTTTTCACTGATGAAAAACGCGAATTGGGATTCCTATCAGCTTTTCCTGCAGGTGGCCCGCCTTGGCGGTCTGACGGGGGCCAGTGCCGCCAGCGGTCTTAGCCCCGCGACCATCGGCCGGCGCATGCTCGATCTCGAACAGGAGGTCGGCCGCACCCTGTTTTCCCGCAGCCAGACAGGTTATCGGCTGACGCGGGATGGCCAGGCGCTGCTCGATCACCTTCAAGAGATGGAAGCCGCCGCCCGCAAGGTCGAAGCCTGGCGGCAATCGGGTGAGGGCGGCACGACAGTCAGGATCACCGCAGGCACCTGGGTCGCCTGGCTTCTGACGGAGAATTTCGCTGCCATCCGCATGCCGGGCGATGCCTTCGCCATTGCGCTCACCATCGGTGAGGCGCGGGCAAGCCTTGCCTATCGCGAGAGCGACATCGGCATTCGCGCTTTCGAGCCGGAGGAACCCAATCTGGCCGCCCGCCAGCTTGGAGAGGTGGCATACGCCGTCTATGTCAGGCGAAATGCAGTCGAGACCGACGAGCGCTGGATTGCCGTCGGCGAGGAGGAGGCGATCTCGGCCTATCTGCGCTGGCCGCATTCCCATGCCGCGGCTGATATCGTCGCCACCGTCAACCGGCCGCGCTCGCTGCCGGATCTGGTGCGCGCCGGCGCCGGCAAGACGGTGCTTCCCTGTTTCGTCGGCGATCTTCATCCCGAATTGCAGCGCCAAGGCGGCGAATTGCCGGAATTGCGTCATCGTCAATGGATCGTCATGAATGCCGAGGATCGCCATCGCCCGGAGATCCGCACGGTCGCCGACCGCATGACGAAGCTCGTTAGAAGCTATGCCGACCTTTTCGCCGGCAAGCGTCCGAGCCGCGGCTGATACCCGGCCCGGGAAGACTGGAAGACGATAGGGCGTCCGCGCATTCTTTCGCGGCGCGGACGCTGTGACCGAGCGCAATCCGAGCGACGTGCCCGGGCTGCCGCCTATTTCGTCAGTGCCGGTTGGTGACGACGACCGGGATCAACAGGTCGCCCCAGTTGCCGTCGCCGCCGTGGTGACGGGCCGAGCGCACCAGTTCGACAGAAACGCCGGCCTCGACGGCCTTCATGACGGATTGGTTCAGCCGATGCAGGTCATTGGCGAGCATGCGGATCGTCGTCTGCTGATCCTCGCTCATGCTCGATGCCTGCTCTTCGGCCCGTTCGCGGACGCGTGCGATGGATGCCATGATCTATCCTCCTCTTCGGGTCATTCCGCAGCCGGTTTGAACTGCGCATGTTCGGTTGAATCGTGCATGGCCGTGGTCGAAGACCGGCCGCCGGTGATGGCGAGCGACACGGCGTCGAAATAGCCGGTGCCGACCTCGCGTTGATGTTTGGTGGCGGTATAGCCGTTCACTTCCGCGGCGAATTCGGCCTGCTGCAATTCGGAATAGGCCGACATCTGCCGCTGCTTGTAGCCGCGCGCCAGCTCGTACATGCCATAGTTCAGCTGGTGGAAGCCGGCGAGCGTGATGAACTGAAATTTGTAGCCCATTGCGCCGAGCTCGCGCTGGAACTTGGCGATCGTCGCCTCGTCGAGGTTCTTCTTCCAGTTGAACGATGGCGAGCAATTATAGGCAAGCAGCTTGCCCGGATGGACCTTGTGGACACCCTCGGCAAAACGGCGAGCCTGCTCCAGATCCGGCTTCGAGGTCTCGCACCAGATCAGGTCGCAATGCGGCGCATAGGCGACGGCACGGGCGATGCAGGGCTCGATGCCGTTTCTGACCTGATAGAAGCCTTCGACCGTGCGCCCGGCATCGTAGTCGACGAAGGGCTGGTCGCGCTCATCGATGTCAGACGTCAGCAGTTTTGCTGCTTCCGCATCGGTGCGGGCGATGACCAGGGTCGCCACGCCCATGACGTCGGCAGCAAGCCGGGCGGCGTCGAGATTGCGGATATGGGCGGCCGTCGGGATCAGCACCTTGCCGCCGAGATGGCCGCATTTCTTCTCCGAAGCGAGTTGGTCCTCGAAATGGACGCCTGCCGCACCCGCCTCGATATAGGCCTTCATGATCTCGAAAGCGTTGAGCGGCCCACCAAAACCGGCTTCCGCATCGGCAACGATCGGTGCAAACCAGGTCTCGACGGAAAGGCCGTTGCCCTCTGCGGTCTCGATCTGATCGGCGCGCTGCAGCGTGCGATTGATGCGCTTGGCGAGTTCCGGCCCGGCATTGGCGGGATAAAGCGACTGGTCGGGATACATCGCCGATGCGGTATTGGCGTCGGCCGCCACCTGCCAGCCGGAGAGATAGATCGCCTTCAGCCCGGCGCGCACCATCTGCATGGCCTGGTTGCCGGAGAGCGCGCCGAGCGCATTGACGAAGTCTTCCTGATGAATGAGCTGCCACAAGCGATCCGCCCCCATTTCGGCGAGCGTATGGCTGAGCGCCACCGAGCCTCTCAGCCGCTCTACGTCAGCGGCGGAATAGGGCCGTTCGATACCGTCAAAGCGGCCTGCTGGCGCATTTCGGACAAGCTTGTAAAAATCGGTCATGCGGGCTTTCCTCACTGAAAATCGTCATTGCGTGAATGAATGACAAGATTGACAATTTGCGCCGTTATGGCCAGAAAAACCTTTGATTTTCGGACCGGAAAGAGGTTAAGATGACGAGGATTGACAGAGGGGCGCTGTGAAGTAGTAAAGTTTTGTAAATTAAGCGCCCCTGTTCTTTGTCAAAGGTGTGACATGGCGGAACGGAAGATCTTCGCAGGCCCTAAACTGCGGCGCATTCGCAATGCGCTGGCGCTGACGCAGACCGCCATGGCCGAGGCGCTGGAGATTTCGCCTTCCTACCTGAACCTGATCGAACGCAACCAGCGGCCGTTGACGGTTCAGCTGCTCCTGAAGCTTGCGGCCGTCTACCGGATCGATCTGGAGGAGTTGCGGGGACAGACCGGCGGCAGTCTCGGTCAGCTGAAGGAGGTCTTCGCCGACCCGCTGCTATCAGGCGAACTGCCCGGTGACCAGGAACTGGTGGAGGTGGCTGAAGCGGCGCCGAATGCCGCAAGCGGCATGATCAAGCTTTATCGTGCCTACCGCGAACAGGCCGCGCGGCTATCCGATCTGACAGTGCTGATGGCGGCCGAGGGGCATGCGCCCGTTGCCGCCGGCCGACTGCCGCTGGACGAGCTGCGCGAGGCGCTGGAGCGCCGATCCGGCTATTTCGGACGGATCGAGGCAGCGGCGGAAGCCTTTGCTGCGACGGTGCCCGGCGGCCTCGATCTTGCGGCGGGACTGAAGGACTGGCTGCGCGCCGAACGCGGCATTGCGGTGCGCGTCTTACCCGTGCACGTCATGCCGGATCTGCGCCGCCGTTTCGATCGCCATTCGATGCGGCTTTTCATTTCGGAACGCCTGTCGCCGGCCGATCGTGCGCACGAGATAGCGGTCGAGGCAGCGACCCTTGCCTTGCTGCCGGCCATCGATGCCGAGCTCGACGATCTCCAACTTTCCTCCGCCGAGGCGCGCCGCATCGCCCGCTTCGAGTTTGCCCGCATTGCGGCACTGGCGCTGGCCATGCCCTATGAAGCCTTCCTTTCGGCGGCCAAGGCGACGCGTTACGACATCGATATTCTTCGGACGCGTTTCGGCGTCTCCTTCGGCCATGCGGCAACGCGTCTGACGATGATGCAGCGACCCGGCGCGGCAGCAATCCCCTTCTTCCTGATCGAGATCGATGCGGCCGGCCATCGGCTGCGGCGAGCTGGCGCCCAAGGCTTTCCGCAGGCCCGTTTCGGCGGCGGCTGTCCGAAGCTCA
It includes:
- a CDS encoding XRE family transcriptional regulator — protein: MAERKIFAGPKLRRIRNALALTQTAMAEALEISPSYLNLIERNQRPLTVQLLLKLAAVYRIDLEELRGQTGGSLGQLKEVFADPLLSGELPGDQELVEVAEAAPNAASGMIKLYRAYREQAARLSDLTVLMAAEGHAPVAAGRLPLDELREALERRSGYFGRIEAAAEAFAATVPGGLDLAAGLKDWLRAERGIAVRVLPVHVMPDLRRRFDRHSMRLFISERLSPADRAHEIAVEAATLALLPAIDAELDDLQLSSAEARRIARFEFARIAALALAMPYEAFLSAAKATRYDIDILRTRFGVSFGHAATRLTMMQRPGAAAIPFFLIEIDAAGHRLRRAGAQGFPQARFGGGCPKLNIHAAFLQPGQILAETVVMQDGASFLTVARTLEGPSVEFGERIRRTAILVGCDAALADGVVYGQAAALDPVAIGPACRLCERRGCLSRAEPPVTRPLGLDEMVAGLSAFDFQ
- a CDS encoding LysR family transcriptional regulator produces the protein MKNANWDSYQLFLQVARLGGLTGASAASGLSPATIGRRMLDLEQEVGRTLFSRSQTGYRLTRDGQALLDHLQEMEAAARKVEAWRQSGEGGTTVRITAGTWVAWLLTENFAAIRMPGDAFAIALTIGEARASLAYRESDIGIRAFEPEEPNLAARQLGEVAYAVYVRRNAVETDERWIAVGEEEAISAYLRWPHSHAAADIVATVNRPRSLPDLVRAGAGKTVLPCFVGDLHPELQRQGGELPELRHRQWIVMNAEDRHRPEIRTVADRMTKLVRSYADLFAGKRPSRG
- the aceA gene encoding isocitrate lyase codes for the protein MTDFYKLVRNAPAGRFDGIERPYSAADVERLRGSVALSHTLAEMGADRLWQLIHQEDFVNALGALSGNQAMQMVRAGLKAIYLSGWQVAADANTASAMYPDQSLYPANAGPELAKRINRTLQRADQIETAEGNGLSVETWFAPIVADAEAGFGGPLNAFEIMKAYIEAGAAGVHFEDQLASEKKCGHLGGKVLIPTAAHIRNLDAARLAADVMGVATLVIARTDAEAAKLLTSDIDERDQPFVDYDAGRTVEGFYQVRNGIEPCIARAVAYAPHCDLIWCETSKPDLEQARRFAEGVHKVHPGKLLAYNCSPSFNWKKNLDEATIAKFQRELGAMGYKFQFITLAGFHQLNYGMYELARGYKQRQMSAYSELQQAEFAAEVNGYTATKHQREVGTGYFDAVSLAITGGRSSTTAMHDSTEHAQFKPAAE